A genomic segment from Desulfovibrio aminophilus DSM 12254 encodes:
- a CDS encoding type IV pilus twitching motility protein PilT — MAQINAFFKMLHEHGGSDLHLSSGSQPMMRLRGELHRFKFKVLGHDELVRMLYEITPENKVKLFEETGDVDFGYDVPGLARYRVNFFRQMNGISAVFRQIPEKILTLEELGLPEKLQDLALLPKGLVLVTGPTGSGKSTTLAAILNYANKVRKDHIITIEDPIEFVHKPMSCLVNQREVGRDTKSFKAALRGALREDPDIILVGEMRDYETIALALEAAETGHLVLSTLHTVSAAKTVDRVIEVFPEEMQAQVRASFADSLRAVVSQTLFRRVDRPGRVAALEILIGVPSVRNLIREGKNHQIASMIQTGREHGMQSVDDDILRYLQKGMIDPDTAYVYAQNKDRVRPFMKNGGPRKEV, encoded by the coding sequence ATGGCCCAGATCAACGCCTTCTTCAAGATGCTCCACGAGCACGGCGGCTCGGACCTGCACCTGTCCAGCGGCTCCCAGCCCATGATGCGCCTGCGCGGCGAGCTGCACCGCTTCAAGTTCAAGGTGCTGGGTCACGACGAACTGGTGCGGATGCTCTACGAGATCACCCCGGAGAACAAGGTCAAGCTCTTCGAGGAGACCGGGGACGTGGACTTCGGTTACGACGTGCCGGGGCTGGCCCGCTACCGGGTGAACTTCTTCCGCCAGATGAACGGCATCTCGGCCGTGTTCCGCCAGATTCCCGAGAAGATCCTCACCCTGGAGGAACTGGGCCTGCCGGAAAAGCTCCAGGATCTGGCCCTGCTGCCCAAGGGGCTGGTGCTCGTCACCGGGCCCACGGGGTCGGGCAAGTCCACCACCCTGGCGGCCATCCTGAACTATGCCAACAAGGTCCGCAAGGACCACATCATCACCATCGAGGACCCCATTGAGTTCGTGCACAAGCCCATGAGCTGCCTGGTGAACCAACGCGAGGTGGGCCGCGACACGAAGAGCTTCAAGGCCGCGCTGCGCGGGGCCCTGCGCGAGGACCCGGACATCATCCTGGTGGGCGAGATGCGCGACTACGAGACCATCGCCCTGGCCCTGGAGGCCGCCGAAACCGGCCACCTCGTGCTCTCCACCCTGCACACGGTCTCGGCCGCCAAGACCGTGGACCGGGTCATCGAGGTCTTTCCCGAGGAGATGCAGGCTCAGGTTCGGGCCAGCTTCGCGGACTCCCTGCGGGCGGTCGTGTCCCAGACGCTCTTCCGCCGCGTGGACCGGCCCGGCCGGGTGGCCGCGCTGGAGATCCTCATCGGCGTGCCCTCGGTGCGCAACCTCATCCGCGAGGGCAAGAACCACCAGATCGCCTCCATGATCCAGACCGGCCGGGAGCACGGCATGCAGTCCGTGGACGACGACATCCTGCGCTACCTCCAGAAGGGCATGATCGACCCGGACACGGCCTACGTCTACGCCCAGAACAAGGACCGGGTACGGCCCTTCATGAAGAACGGCGGCCCGCGCAAGGAGGTCTGA
- a CDS encoding chemotaxis protein, whose protein sequence is MAQTNILLESGTNELELVEFYIDEENPEGGEPYRGFYGVNVAKVLEIIRMPAVTRMPGRSNPAVLGTFNLRSKVIPLVDLSRWLKKTIKASDDAKVIVSEFNRTISAFMVSGVTRIHRISWQEVEPPDAHITSFSNDSVTGVVRFEDRILLILDMEKVLGDLNPSLAMRLNPEEMRRERPAKECLKALIADDSASIRRMIAGMLEKAGFQVTRTTTGKEAWDTLEQIKAQAARDGKALFDYVDIVVSDIEMPVMDGHNLTKRIKDDPVLKELPVILFSSLITDRLRHKGESVGADDQVSKPDITTLTNRAYELIEARQGPLGLEKKAC, encoded by the coding sequence ATGGCCCAGACCAACATTTTGCTGGAATCCGGCACCAACGAGCTGGAACTGGTCGAATTCTACATAGACGAGGAAAACCCCGAGGGCGGTGAGCCGTACCGGGGCTTCTACGGCGTGAACGTGGCCAAGGTCCTGGAGATCATCCGCATGCCCGCAGTCACCCGTATGCCCGGTCGTTCCAATCCGGCGGTGCTCGGCACCTTCAACCTGCGCTCCAAGGTCATCCCCCTGGTGGATCTCTCGCGCTGGCTGAAGAAGACCATCAAGGCCTCGGACGACGCCAAAGTCATCGTTTCGGAATTCAACCGCACCATTTCGGCCTTCATGGTCTCGGGGGTGACCCGCATCCACCGCATCAGCTGGCAGGAGGTCGAGCCGCCTGATGCCCACATCACCTCCTTCTCCAACGACTCGGTGACGGGCGTGGTCCGCTTCGAGGACCGCATCCTGCTCATCCTGGACATGGAAAAAGTCCTCGGCGACCTCAACCCCAGCCTGGCCATGCGCCTGAACCCGGAAGAGATGCGCCGTGAACGCCCGGCCAAGGAGTGCCTCAAGGCCCTCATCGCCGACGACTCGGCCTCCATCCGCCGCATGATCGCGGGAATGTTGGAGAAAGCCGGATTCCAGGTCACCAGGACCACCACCGGCAAGGAGGCCTGGGATACGCTGGAACAGATCAAGGCCCAGGCAGCGCGAGACGGCAAGGCCCTCTTCGATTACGTGGACATCGTGGTCTCGGACATCGAGATGCCGGTCATGGACGGCCACAACCTGACCAAGCGCATCAAGGACGACCCGGTGCTCAAGGAACTGCCGGTGATCCTGTTCTCCTCGCTCATCACCGACCGGCTGCGCCACAAGGGCGAGTCCGTGGGCGCGGACGACCAGGTCTCCAAACCGGACATCACGACCCTGACCAATCGGGCCTACGAACTCATCGAGGCCCGTCAGGGACCGCTGGGACTGGAAAAGAAGGCCTGCTAG
- a CDS encoding ExeA family protein, with amino-acid sequence MNYYAPLGLAREPFSNSPDPNFLYDSVQHASCLQQLEISVRLRRGLCVVTGEIGTGKTTLCRRFVRHLSQSPEIAVHLLLDPLFPSGEAFLRVLFGFFTGREAAPGVDVWRLKEGIKKALFRLGVREGRLPVLIIDEGQKLTPECLELLRELLNYETNAQKLLQIVVFAQREIEPVLEEMRNLLDRVNCYHRLRPLDFAETRAMIRFRLTEAAADKSAPPDLFSGLACWAVHRASGGYPRRIVRLCHKVVLELLIRRKGRAGWRLVRACVGQERRQVRRAFSHAVIALSVLFMACAGVWALYRFDLGGVRQNRTIAGLTEAAARILPVEPAREVRRPVAEPVTETPAAPVVVPAPAEQEAPAASAPSREEPAVLGTLRLEQGELPREVVRDVYGAASDELLALVLAANPSLKSPDESRPGLEIRLPEPPENRDPAFKRLIWVQLARAGSLDKAYAELRRLGRLSTPLRLLVWRGRGQGAEFSVVAETPFLSESPALALIGSLPAGLKDEARMLQFARKDGRFLGRLDATTLRLVKNGG; translated from the coding sequence GTGAACTATTACGCGCCCCTTGGGCTGGCCCGAGAGCCTTTCTCCAACTCGCCGGACCCCAATTTCCTTTACGACTCGGTCCAGCACGCCTCCTGCCTCCAGCAGCTGGAGATTTCGGTGCGCCTGCGGCGTGGGCTGTGCGTGGTCACCGGCGAGATCGGCACGGGCAAGACCACGCTCTGCCGCCGCTTCGTCCGGCACTTGTCCCAGAGCCCGGAGATCGCCGTGCATCTCCTGCTTGACCCGCTTTTCCCCTCGGGCGAGGCCTTCCTGCGCGTGCTCTTCGGCTTCTTCACCGGCCGCGAGGCCGCGCCCGGCGTGGATGTCTGGCGGCTCAAGGAGGGCATCAAGAAGGCCCTCTTCCGCCTGGGCGTGCGTGAAGGCCGCCTGCCGGTGCTGATCATCGACGAAGGGCAGAAGCTCACGCCCGAATGCCTGGAGCTGCTGCGCGAACTGTTGAACTACGAGACCAACGCCCAGAAACTTCTGCAGATCGTGGTCTTCGCCCAGCGCGAGATCGAGCCTGTGCTGGAGGAGATGCGGAACCTTCTGGACCGGGTCAACTGCTACCACCGCCTGCGGCCCCTGGATTTCGCCGAGACGCGGGCCATGATCCGCTTCCGGCTGACCGAGGCCGCCGCGGACAAGAGCGCCCCGCCGGACCTTTTCTCCGGCCTGGCCTGCTGGGCCGTGCATCGGGCCAGCGGCGGCTACCCGCGGCGCATCGTGCGGCTCTGCCACAAGGTCGTTCTGGAGCTGCTCATCCGCCGCAAGGGCCGCGCGGGCTGGCGGCTGGTGCGCGCCTGCGTGGGGCAGGAGCGGCGCCAGGTGCGCCGGGCATTCAGTCACGCGGTCATCGCTCTGTCCGTCCTGTTCATGGCCTGCGCCGGGGTCTGGGCTCTGTACCGCTTCGATCTGGGCGGCGTGCGCCAGAACCGGACCATCGCCGGGCTCACCGAGGCCGCCGCGCGCATCCTGCCCGTCGAGCCCGCCAGGGAAGTGCGCCGTCCCGTGGCCGAGCCCGTGACCGAGACTCCGGCCGCGCCCGTGGTCGTCCCCGCTCCGGCGGAGCAGGAGGCTCCGGCGGCGTCCGCTCCCTCCAGGGAGGAACCCGCCGTGCTCGGTACGCTGCGCCTGGAGCAGGGCGAGCTTCCGAGAGAAGTGGTCCGCGACGTTTACGGCGCGGCGAGTGACGAACTTTTGGCCCTCGTGCTGGCCGCCAACCCCAGCCTGAAGTCGCCCGACGAATCCCGGCCCGGACTGGAAATCCGCCTGCCCGAGCCCCCGGAGAATCGCGACCCGGCCTTCAAGCGGCTCATCTGGGTGCAGCTGGCCCGCGCCGGAAGCCTGGACAAGGCCTACGCCGAACTGCGGAGGCTGGGACGCCTTTCCACTCCCCTGCGGCTGTTGGTCTGGCGCGGCCGGGGGCAGGGCGCCGAGTTTTCCGTGGTCGCGGAGACCCCGTTCTTGAGCGAATCCCCGGCGCTGGCCCTCATCGGCTCACTGCCTGCCGGCCTGAAGGACGAGGCCCGCATGCTCCAGTTCGCCCGCAAGGATGGGCGATTCCTGGGCCGCCTGGACGCGACCACCCTGCGCCTGGTTAAGAACGGCGGATAG
- the pilQ gene encoding type IV pilus secretin PilQ, translated as MGFFIRHRVLRAAALLLCLLPLACAEKKAPETDPGMDKYKVMAEQSQGHSVPKSAGVDPERREVVHQQKIVARPTEETERPLPTVKVSLRMHNADVVALLQALARAARQSIVVSPKVEGAVSVNIQDMPWDQVFRGVLRSNKLAFAWEGDIIRVMTLEDMESDLQFDVLRKKRLTERLSMEKTSPLTTSVIKVKFADVKNLKDSLEKFLTKDPEGKVLGSIDVDANTNSVIVQTIATDQDKFLRLVENLDRPRSQIKLRAYIVETTQDTARALGVQWGGSFAGDVRSGNKAWVVPGGSNTSATDPQKGGAKYNLGTGMSGLGYGLDFTPSNYPKQGGTGATALGLMFGKIGGNILELQLKALQDEGKLNIISSPSITTLDNQKAYTESGERVPYQTIEGTGADQTTSVEFQDVVLRLEITPHIIDADFLKLAVLIKKDEVDTSREVDGNPFIIKKQTETTLIARDGETVVISGLSKQRTSKASAGVPGLKNAPGVGWLFGSKESTETLDEYLIFITPEVLAEWRPGEIQKTLSEIERELEDKRRREAAEIEAASGARPTEARQ; from the coding sequence ATGGGATTCTTCATCCGACACCGCGTACTTCGAGCCGCCGCGCTGCTCCTGTGCCTGCTTCCCCTGGCCTGCGCCGAGAAGAAGGCGCCTGAAACCGACCCGGGCATGGACAAGTACAAGGTCATGGCCGAGCAGTCCCAGGGGCATTCCGTGCCCAAGTCCGCCGGGGTGGACCCGGAACGCCGGGAGGTGGTCCACCAGCAGAAGATCGTGGCCCGGCCCACCGAGGAGACAGAGCGCCCCCTGCCGACGGTCAAGGTTTCCCTGCGCATGCACAACGCCGATGTGGTGGCCCTGCTCCAAGCCCTGGCCCGGGCCGCGCGTCAGAGCATCGTGGTCAGCCCCAAGGTCGAGGGCGCGGTCAGCGTGAACATCCAGGACATGCCCTGGGATCAAGTCTTCCGGGGCGTGCTGCGCTCCAACAAGTTGGCCTTCGCCTGGGAGGGCGACATCATCCGGGTCATGACCCTGGAGGACATGGAGTCCGACCTCCAGTTCGACGTGCTGCGCAAGAAGCGCCTCACCGAGCGCCTGTCCATGGAGAAGACCTCGCCCCTGACCACCAGCGTGATCAAGGTCAAGTTCGCGGATGTGAAGAATCTCAAGGACAGCCTGGAGAAATTTCTGACCAAGGATCCGGAGGGCAAGGTGCTCGGCTCCATCGACGTGGACGCCAACACCAACTCGGTCATCGTCCAGACCATCGCCACGGACCAGGACAAGTTCCTCCGGCTGGTGGAGAACCTGGACCGGCCGCGTTCCCAGATCAAGCTGCGGGCCTACATCGTGGAGACCACCCAGGACACCGCCCGGGCCCTGGGCGTGCAGTGGGGCGGTTCCTTCGCCGGCGACGTGCGCTCCGGCAACAAGGCCTGGGTCGTCCCGGGCGGCTCGAACACCTCGGCCACGGACCCCCAGAAGGGCGGGGCCAAGTACAATCTGGGCACGGGCATGTCCGGCCTGGGCTACGGCCTGGATTTCACGCCGAGCAACTACCCGAAGCAGGGCGGCACCGGCGCCACGGCCCTGGGACTCATGTTCGGCAAGATCGGCGGCAACATCCTGGAACTCCAGCTCAAGGCTCTGCAGGACGAGGGCAAGCTGAACATCATCTCCAGCCCCTCCATCACCACCCTGGACAACCAGAAGGCCTACACCGAGAGCGGGGAGCGGGTGCCGTACCAGACCATCGAGGGCACGGGCGCGGACCAGACCACCTCCGTGGAGTTCCAGGACGTGGTCCTGCGCCTGGAGATCACCCCGCACATCATCGACGCGGACTTCCTCAAACTGGCCGTGCTCATCAAGAAGGACGAGGTGGACACGTCCCGGGAGGTGGACGGCAACCCGTTCATCATCAAGAAACAGACCGAGACCACGCTCATCGCCCGCGACGGCGAGACCGTGGTCATCTCCGGCCTGAGCAAGCAGCGCACGTCCAAGGCCAGCGCGGGCGTTCCGGGACTCAAGAACGCGCCCGGCGTGGGCTGGCTCTTCGGCAGCAAGGAGAGCACCGAGACCCTCGACGAGTACCTCATCTTCATCACCCCCGAGGTGCTGGCCGAGTGGCGGCCGGGAGAGATCCAGAAGACGTTGTCGGAAATCGAGCGGGAGCTTGAGGACAAGCGCCGCCGCGAGGCCGCCGAGATCGAGGCCGCTTCCGGCGCGCGCCCGACGGAGGCCCGTCAGTGA
- a CDS encoding type II secretion system protein, with protein MSRENKRKQGGFTLIELISVIIILGILAAVLTPKYFDMSTQAENAARRGATSEAVARFNMSYAKYVLDHGTPGTSATVGLPLLAVDDYLGVSPVDVGDYEFTYTAPDADNVFVVIARDGWTGTGNYGNATIPWPK; from the coding sequence ATGTCCCGCGAAAACAAGAGGAAGCAGGGCGGCTTCACGCTCATCGAACTCATCTCGGTCATCATCATCCTGGGCATCCTGGCTGCGGTGCTGACGCCGAAGTATTTCGACATGAGCACCCAGGCGGAGAACGCGGCCAGGCGAGGCGCCACCTCTGAAGCCGTCGCCCGGTTCAACATGTCGTACGCGAAATATGTTCTCGATCATGGTACGCCGGGTACGTCCGCCACGGTGGGCCTCCCCTTGCTTGCTGTTGACGATTATCTCGGCGTGAGCCCTGTTGATGTTGGCGACTATGAGTTTACTTATACCGCGCCCGATGCCGACAACGTGTTCGTCGTCATCGCCCGGGATGGCTGGACCGGCACGGGAAACTACGGCAACGCCACCATCCCCTGGCCCAAGTGA
- a CDS encoding type II secretion system F family protein, which yields MPSFTYKAITESGSRVSGSLEAESAEAARMLVAEKGLIPSSVRRARSGGQVKAGGSWAARFTAVKPQDVILFTKQFRTMLSAGIAVVQTLEVLENQTENPRLRAAIIDIAQDIRQGASLYRAFFKHSAVFTPLYCNMIRAGEISGTLIDVLGRLIYIVEHEFKVKKDIKSALTYPVIVLVALVIAFFVLVLFVFPNFISLFRNAGVSLPMPTRVMIGIHAILTHYWALVLPLVAGGFFGLAVWFRTTRGRLFRDTMLLRLPILGKVFAKAAMARFASIFAILQASGITVLESVEIISGTIGNAAIAAQFDTLREKLEQGRGLAEPLRSARYFTPMMITMIAIGEESGQLEEMLKEAAQHYDDEVEYSVSKMSELIGPVLVAGLTGVVGFFALAVFLPLVELMQKSMAGM from the coding sequence GTGCCGTCCTTCACCTACAAGGCCATCACGGAGAGCGGCTCGCGGGTCTCCGGCAGCCTGGAGGCCGAGAGCGCCGAGGCCGCGCGCATGCTCGTGGCGGAGAAGGGGCTCATTCCCTCCTCGGTTCGCCGGGCGCGGAGCGGCGGTCAGGTCAAGGCGGGCGGGAGCTGGGCGGCCCGGTTCACGGCGGTCAAGCCCCAGGACGTGATCCTCTTCACCAAGCAGTTCCGCACCATGCTCTCGGCGGGCATCGCCGTGGTCCAGACCCTGGAGGTTCTGGAGAACCAGACCGAGAACCCCAGGCTGCGTGCCGCGATCATCGACATCGCCCAGGACATCCGCCAGGGCGCTTCGCTCTACCGGGCCTTCTTCAAGCATTCAGCGGTGTTCACGCCGCTCTACTGCAACATGATCCGGGCGGGCGAGATCTCGGGCACGCTCATCGACGTGCTGGGGCGGCTCATCTACATCGTGGAGCACGAGTTCAAGGTCAAGAAGGACATCAAGAGCGCCCTGACCTACCCGGTCATCGTGCTCGTGGCCCTGGTCATCGCCTTCTTCGTCCTGGTGCTGTTCGTCTTTCCCAACTTCATCAGCCTGTTCAGGAACGCGGGCGTGTCCCTGCCCATGCCCACCCGGGTCATGATCGGCATCCACGCGATCCTGACGCATTACTGGGCCCTGGTTCTGCCCCTGGTCGCGGGCGGGTTCTTCGGTCTGGCGGTCTGGTTCCGGACGACCCGGGGACGGCTCTTCCGCGACACCATGCTCCTGCGTCTGCCGATCCTGGGCAAGGTCTTCGCCAAGGCGGCCATGGCCCGTTTCGCCAGCATCTTCGCCATTCTCCAGGCCAGCGGCATCACGGTGCTGGAGTCGGTGGAGATCATCTCCGGGACCATCGGCAACGCGGCCATCGCGGCCCAGTTCGACACGCTCCGGGAGAAGCTGGAGCAGGGCCGTGGCCTGGCCGAGCCCCTGCGCTCGGCGCGCTACTTCACGCCCATGATGATCACCATGATCGCCATCGGCGAGGAGTCGGGCCAGTTGGAGGAGATGCTCAAGGAGGCGGCCCAGCACTATGACGACGAGGTGGAGTACTCGGTGTCCAAGATGAGCGAGCTCATCGGGCCGGTGCTCGTGGCGGGGCTTACGGGCGTGGTGGGCTTCTTCGCCCTGGCCGTGTTCCTGCCTCTGGTGGAGCTCATGCAGAAGTCCATGGCCGGGATGTGA
- a CDS encoding LexA family transcriptional regulator — MGRRDGFEAFFQRLTEETDIASQSDLARALGLGRAAVSLAKRKDQVPARWVLDLAQANGLNPAWLGGGRGTPRFAPAVPEGDGFERVPKVRARLCAGGGSFETDGQVEGWYAFRADWLRARGNPVSMVLMSVVGNSMEPEIREGDTVLVDQSRSDILAGGIYAVGVEDTVMVKRIEKLPGQLVLRSDNPDYDPVHLAGDQLDSVRVIGRVLWVSREYR; from the coding sequence ATGGGCCGTCGGGATGGTTTCGAGGCGTTTTTTCAGCGGTTGACCGAGGAGACGGATATCGCCTCCCAGTCCGATCTGGCCCGGGCCCTGGGCCTGGGGCGGGCCGCCGTGTCCCTGGCCAAACGCAAGGACCAGGTTCCGGCCCGCTGGGTTCTCGATCTGGCCCAGGCCAACGGACTGAACCCGGCTTGGCTCGGGGGAGGTCGCGGAACCCCGAGGTTCGCACCGGCCGTTCCCGAGGGCGACGGCTTCGAGAGGGTGCCCAAGGTGCGGGCCCGGCTCTGCGCCGGAGGCGGTTCCTTCGAAACCGATGGGCAGGTGGAGGGCTGGTACGCCTTCCGCGCGGACTGGCTGCGGGCCCGGGGCAACCCCGTGAGCATGGTGCTCATGTCCGTGGTGGGCAACAGCATGGAGCCTGAAATCCGCGAGGGCGACACCGTGCTCGTGGACCAGTCCCGTTCCGACATCCTGGCCGGAGGCATCTACGCCGTGGGCGTCGAGGACACGGTCATGGTCAAGCGCATCGAGAAGCTTCCCGGCCAGCTCGTGCTGCGCAGCGACAATCCGGACTATGATCCCGTGCATCTGGCGGGCGATCAGCTTGACAGCGTGCGGGTCATCGGGCGGGTGCTTTGGGTTTCGCGGGAATACCGGTAG
- a CDS encoding type IV pilus twitching motility protein PilT: MTRQDFDALMARLVAVQPKVSDVIITSGRAVQAEVDGALADVDLGPEFARLTPAQTKLMAAALMDNSARLIKTLGAKGSCDLSYALPGKARFRVNIFSQRGTLAAILRRLPTGIPTMEDLGLPEAFREMAKEKYGLILVTGGTGSGKSNSLAALVDAINTNQAVHIITLEDPVEFTHRHKKGTVNQRELGVDFDTFASGLRAAFRQAPKVILVGEIRDRETMEIALQAAATGHLVLSTLHTTDCGQTINRIIGLFDPSEERLIRMRLAESLKWVVSQRLLPKAEGHGRVAAFEVMRNTLRVKELILGGETLDKTYYGVLEEGGPHGMNTFDQCFFQLFQKGLVTEETATLSASDRSKLVQMIDKLKTDRGETADELILEGLEDEPPAKG, from the coding sequence ATGACGCGCCAGGATTTCGACGCCCTCATGGCCCGGCTGGTCGCCGTCCAGCCCAAGGTCTCGGACGTGATCATCACCTCGGGCCGGGCCGTGCAGGCCGAGGTGGACGGCGCGCTCGCCGACGTGGACCTGGGGCCGGAGTTCGCCCGCCTGACCCCGGCCCAGACCAAGCTCATGGCCGCCGCCCTCATGGATAACAGCGCCCGGCTGATCAAAACGCTGGGGGCCAAGGGCTCCTGCGACCTGTCCTACGCCCTGCCGGGCAAGGCCCGCTTCCGGGTGAACATCTTCAGCCAGCGCGGCACCCTGGCCGCGATCCTGCGCCGGCTGCCCACCGGCATTCCGACCATGGAGGATCTGGGGCTGCCCGAGGCCTTCCGCGAGATGGCCAAGGAGAAGTACGGCCTGATCCTGGTCACCGGCGGCACGGGCTCGGGCAAGTCCAACTCCCTGGCCGCCCTGGTGGACGCCATCAACACGAATCAGGCCGTGCACATCATCACCTTGGAAGACCCGGTGGAGTTCACCCACCGTCACAAGAAGGGCACGGTGAACCAACGTGAGCTGGGCGTGGACTTCGACACCTTCGCCTCGGGTCTGCGCGCGGCCTTCCGCCAGGCCCCCAAGGTCATCCTGGTGGGCGAGATCCGCGACCGCGAGACCATGGAGATCGCGCTCCAGGCCGCCGCCACCGGCCACCTCGTGCTCTCCACCCTGCACACCACGGACTGCGGCCAGACCATCAACCGCATCATCGGGCTCTTCGATCCCTCGGAGGAGCGGCTCATCCGCATGCGTCTGGCCGAGAGCCTGAAATGGGTCGTGTCCCAGCGGCTCCTGCCCAAGGCCGAGGGCCACGGCCGGGTGGCCGCCTTCGAGGTCATGCGCAACACCCTGCGGGTCAAGGAACTCATCCTGGGCGGCGAGACCCTGGACAAGACCTATTACGGCGTGCTCGAAGAGGGCGGCCCGCACGGCATGAACACCTTCGACCAGTGTTTTTTCCAACTTTTCCAGAAGGGTCTCGTCACCGAGGAGACGGCCACGCTTTCGGCCAGCGACCGCTCCAAGCTCGTGCAGATGATCGACAAGCTCAAGACGGATCGGGGCGAGACCGCCGACGAACTCATCCTGGAAGGTCTGGAGGACGAGCCTCCGGCCAAGGGCTGA
- a CDS encoding GspE/PulE family protein, with the protein MAIRERKRLGELLLENGMISQSQLEQALAGQKESGLKLGQYLIQSGLLKEQQIVDLVSRQLKIPKYSPDKYPYEDGASALVSEELAQKNRLVPLARKGNRLLIAMPDPMDINALDTVEIATNLEVEPVICSENDFDLLFDSIYGRGGLSEDVYDGVEDEETAAKEEEPGDIAVDTLQDEADQAPIIRMVNSILNQAVREKASDIHLSPEREYVHSRFRVDGKLRAVPAPPKNVFLPLVSRIKIMANMDIAVSKIPQDGRFSFKAQNKEFNVRVSSLPTIHGENLVLRLLDRNAHGLTLPELGLAETDMAKIRKAVEKPYGLIVSAGPTGSGKTTTLYSILRHINRPDINIITLEDPVEYRIQGIRQVQLNRRAGMTFASGLRSILRQDPDVILVGEIRDQETASIATQAALTGHKVLTTLHTNDAASATVRLIDMGVEPFLVSSVMLVTVSQRLVRRNCPHCLEEYTPSEELQRTLGLTPGKYVFKRGTGCRKCMQTGFSGRMALFEVLAVDDAIQDLILKRASAREISKAAVVSKRMRLLRADALTKAVRGLTTLEEAATAVMS; encoded by the coding sequence ATGGCCATTCGTGAGCGCAAGCGTCTGGGCGAGCTGCTCCTGGAGAACGGGATGATCTCCCAGTCCCAGCTGGAGCAGGCCCTGGCCGGGCAGAAGGAGTCCGGCCTCAAACTCGGCCAGTACCTCATCCAGTCCGGCCTGCTCAAGGAGCAGCAGATCGTCGATCTGGTCAGCCGCCAGCTCAAGATTCCCAAGTATTCCCCGGACAAGTATCCCTATGAGGACGGGGCCTCGGCCCTGGTCTCCGAGGAACTGGCCCAGAAGAACCGTCTCGTGCCCCTGGCGCGCAAGGGCAACCGGCTGCTCATCGCCATGCCCGACCCCATGGACATCAACGCCCTGGACACGGTGGAGATCGCCACCAACCTCGAGGTGGAGCCGGTCATCTGCTCGGAGAACGATTTCGATCTGCTCTTCGACTCCATTTACGGCCGGGGGGGACTGTCCGAGGACGTCTACGACGGCGTGGAGGACGAGGAGACGGCGGCCAAGGAGGAGGAGCCCGGGGACATTGCCGTCGACACCCTGCAGGACGAGGCCGACCAGGCCCCGATCATTCGCATGGTCAACTCGATCCTGAACCAGGCCGTGCGCGAGAAGGCCAGCGACATCCATCTGAGCCCCGAGCGGGAGTACGTCCACTCGCGCTTCCGCGTGGACGGCAAGCTTCGGGCAGTGCCCGCCCCGCCGAAGAACGTCTTCCTGCCCCTGGTCTCGCGCATCAAGATCATGGCCAACATGGACATCGCGGTGAGCAAGATTCCGCAGGACGGCCGCTTCTCCTTCAAGGCCCAGAACAAGGAATTCAACGTCCGCGTCTCGTCGCTGCCCACCATCCACGGCGAGAACCTCGTGCTTCGGCTTCTGGACCGCAACGCCCACGGCCTGACCCTGCCCGAACTGGGGCTGGCCGAGACGGACATGGCCAAGATCCGCAAGGCCGTGGAAAAGCCTTACGGCCTCATCGTCTCCGCCGGACCCACGGGCTCGGGCAAGACCACCACGCTCTATTCCATCCTGCGCCACATCAACCGGCCGGACATCAACATCATCACCCTGGAAGACCCGGTGGAGTACCGCATCCAGGGCATCCGCCAAGTACAGCTCAACCGCCGCGCGGGCATGACCTTCGCCTCGGGCCTGCGCTCCATCCTGCGCCAGGATCCGGACGTCATCCTGGTGGGCGAGATCCGCGACCAGGAGACGGCCTCCATCGCCACCCAGGCGGCCCTCACCGGCCACAAGGTGCTGACCACCCTGCACACCAACGACGCGGCCTCGGCCACCGTGCGGCTCATCGACATGGGCGTGGAGCCCTTCCTCGTCTCCTCGGTCATGCTCGTCACGGTGAGCCAGCGCCTCGTGCGCCGCAACTGCCCGCACTGCCTGGAGGAGTACACGCCCTCCGAAGAGCTGCAACGGACCCTCGGCCTGACCCCGGGGAAATACGTCTTCAAACGCGGGACGGGCTGCCGCAAGTGCATGCAGACCGGTTTTTCCGGCCGCATGGCCCTGTTCGAGGTTCTGGCCGTGGACGACGCCATCCAGGACCTCATCCTGAAGCGCGCCTCGGCCCGGGAGATATCCAAAGCCGCCGTGGTCTCCAAACGCATGCGCCTGCTGCGCGCCGACGCCCTGACCAAGGCCGTGCGCGGCCTGACCACCCTGGAAGAGGCCGCCACGGCGGTGATGAGCTGA